In Candidatus Kaistella beijingensis, a genomic segment contains:
- a CDS encoding thioredoxin family protein — protein sequence MKKIAFLLFALFAVLSFSQVKWMTLEQAIAAQQEKPKKIFIDFYADWCGPCKIMDKNTYGHQEIANFLNENYYAVKFDAEGKESVTVFGRIFSNPEFSSGKKRNSMHDFTKFMNVNSVPSIVFLNEQSMPITNINGFLTAKELDPYLRIISSDEYKKFKSRAEWENYQRKMKSTIKE from the coding sequence ATGAAGAAAATTGCCTTTTTATTGTTCGCATTGTTTGCTGTTTTAAGTTTTTCACAAGTCAAGTGGATGACCTTGGAACAGGCAATTGCAGCGCAGCAAGAAAAGCCAAAAAAAATCTTCATCGATTTTTATGCAGATTGGTGCGGCCCGTGTAAAATCATGGATAAAAACACTTACGGACATCAAGAAATCGCCAATTTTTTAAACGAAAATTATTATGCCGTAAAGTTTGATGCGGAAGGAAAAGAAAGCGTAACAGTTTTTGGGCGAATATTTTCGAACCCCGAATTTTCAAGCGGAAAAAAGAGAAATTCCATGCATGATTTCACAAAGTTCATGAACGTAAATTCAGTTCCATCGATTGTTTTTCTTAACGAGCAAAGCATGCCGATTACGAATATCAACGGTTTTCTCACTGCAAAAGAACTTGACCCTTATTTAAGAATTATTTCGAGCGATGAATATAAAAAATTTAAATCCCGTGCAGAATGGGAAAATTATCAACGCAAGATGAAATCGACAATTAAGGAATAA
- the recG gene encoding ATP-dependent DNA helicase RecG encodes MTLDSSIEFLKGIGPERAKFIRNVLGISTVEDLLTFYPLRYIDKSKIHKIGALQEEPDAEIQLKGKITDIQEIGYGKGQKRMTAKLRDETGTLELVWFRYSKWMKEQIPLNQEIFIFGKVNLFNGNFSMPHPEIEMDEKKALSGTLLPIYPGSEKLAKRGINNKFFQNTLSEIVRNLPSLIEENLPDSLMKNLKLIGRIPAFYNIHFPKDLNHFEHANRRIKFEEAFFFQLGYGLKKQHQKTSVVGNPFPKVGENFKNFYENNIPFELTNAQKRVLKEIRTDMKKPIQMNRLLQGDVGSGKTMVALLSMLIAMDNGFQSCMMAPTEILAQQHFNGISELLEHTNIKVRLLTGSTKTSERKIIHEELLSGELSILVGTHAVLEDIVQFKNLGLAIIDEQHRFGVAQRAKLWAKNKIPPHILVMTATPIPRTLAMSFYSDLDVSIIDEMPVGRKPIITAHRREKDRLSVFRFAKEEIDKGRQIYFVYPLIEESETLDYKNLMENFDHILEFYSEYNVTMLHGRMRPDEKEANMKYFASGKAQIMVATTVIEVGVNVPNASVMIIESAERFGLSQLHQLRGRVGRGAEQSYCILLTSDKLSKESRTRIKTMTETNDGFKISEVDMQLRGPGDILGTQQSGVVDFKKLDLVADGNIIKTAKSAVEHLIKSDPHLQNPDNFSLRNYYVKQYKGKNKWGRIS; translated from the coding sequence TTGACACTTGATTCATCCATAGAATTCTTAAAAGGAATCGGTCCCGAAAGAGCCAAATTCATCAGAAATGTTTTGGGAATTTCCACTGTGGAAGATTTGCTGACTTTTTATCCGTTGCGATACATCGATAAAAGTAAAATCCATAAAATTGGCGCTTTACAGGAAGAACCCGATGCTGAAATTCAATTAAAAGGCAAAATCACCGACATTCAGGAAATCGGTTACGGAAAAGGTCAGAAAAGAATGACTGCAAAATTACGTGACGAAACGGGAACTTTGGAGTTGGTGTGGTTTCGCTATTCCAAATGGATGAAGGAGCAGATTCCTTTGAACCAAGAAATCTTCATTTTCGGGAAAGTAAATCTCTTCAACGGAAATTTTTCCATGCCGCATCCGGAAATTGAAATGGATGAGAAAAAGGCACTTTCAGGAACACTTCTTCCTATTTATCCGGGAAGTGAAAAATTGGCGAAAAGAGGAATCAACAATAAATTTTTTCAGAATACTTTAAGTGAAATCGTCAGAAATCTACCTTCGTTAATCGAAGAAAACCTACCTGATTCTTTAATGAAAAATTTAAAGTTAATCGGTCGAATCCCTGCTTTTTACAATATTCATTTTCCGAAAGATCTCAATCATTTTGAACATGCAAACCGAAGAATTAAGTTTGAGGAAGCGTTCTTTTTCCAATTAGGTTATGGATTAAAAAAGCAGCATCAGAAAACATCTGTCGTGGGAAATCCGTTTCCAAAAGTAGGTGAAAACTTTAAAAACTTTTATGAAAACAATATTCCTTTTGAATTGACGAATGCACAAAAGCGGGTTTTAAAGGAAATCCGGACCGACATGAAAAAACCGATTCAGATGAATCGACTTTTGCAAGGTGACGTTGGTTCAGGAAAAACGATGGTCGCACTCCTTTCCATGCTGATTGCGATGGACAACGGTTTTCAAAGCTGTATGATGGCTCCAACTGAAATTTTGGCGCAGCAACATTTCAACGGAATTTCCGAACTTTTAGAACACACCAATATCAAAGTCAGATTGTTGACCGGTTCTACAAAAACTTCCGAACGGAAAATCATTCACGAGGAATTATTGAGCGGCGAACTTTCTATTTTAGTCGGAACTCATGCTGTTTTAGAAGATATCGTTCAGTTCAAAAATTTGGGTTTAGCAATTATTGATGAACAGCATCGTTTCGGAGTCGCACAGAGAGCGAAACTTTGGGCAAAAAATAAAATTCCGCCACATATTTTGGTGATGACGGCAACTCCGATTCCGAGAACTTTGGCGATGAGTTTTTACAGCGATTTGGATGTCTCTATAATCGATGAAATGCCGGTTGGAAGAAAACCCATTATTACTGCTCATCGACGGGAAAAAGACCGACTTTCGGTTTTCCGTTTTGCAAAAGAAGAGATTGATAAAGGGCGACAAATTTATTTCGTTTATCCATTAATCGAAGAATCTGAAACTTTGGATTACAAGAATTTGATGGAAAATTTCGACCATATTTTAGAGTTCTATTCAGAATATAATGTCACGATGCTTCACGGCAGAATGCGTCCCGATGAAAAGGAAGCCAACATGAAATATTTTGCGTCGGGAAAAGCGCAAATTATGGTCGCAACAACCGTGATTGAAGTCGGCGTAAATGTTCCAAATGCTTCGGTGATGATTATAGAAAGTGCGGAAAGATTCGGACTTTCACAACTTCATCAACTTCGTGGTAGAGTTGGTCGCGGTGCGGAACAGAGTTACTGTATTTTGCTGACTTCCGACAAACTTTCCAAGGAAAGCAGAACCCGAATTAAAACCATGACTGAAACTAATGACGGTTTCAAAATTTCAGAAGTCGATATGCAACTTCGCGGACCGGGAGATATTTTGGGAACACAGCAAAGCGG